The Nicotiana tabacum cultivar K326 chromosome 14, ASM71507v2, whole genome shotgun sequence genome contains a region encoding:
- the LOC142169092 gene encoding ABC transporter B family member 9-like — MAGEAKTSEEAENLKQGGVGLGFSNFVLYCLYALAFYLGAVLVKHDKARFSEGFKVIFALTMASIGLSVLSNLPSDLSKSKGAAASIFEILDSKPRIDSSSNEGITLDVIEGNIELQHISFRYPTRRDMQIFRDFLSIPAGKIVALVGESGSGKSTVISLLERFYDPEQGNIYLDGVEIRKFNLRWLRQQMGLVGQEPILFNETISSNIAYGREGEVSEEEIISVAKSSNAHNFISSLPNGYNTTVGERRVQLSGGQKQRIAIARAILKDPKILLLDEATSALDTKSERIVQETLDRVIVNRTTVVVAHRLMTVKNADVIALVKNGVVAEKGTHDMLMNNPQGVYASLVALQTRAT, encoded by the exons caaggcggaGTTGGTTTAGGTTTTAGTAATTTCGTGTTGTACTGCCTTTATGCGTTAGCATTCTACCTTGGAGCCGTTCTTGTGAAGCATGACAAAGCGAGATTCTCAGAAGGTTTTAAG GTCATTTTTGCTTTAACGATGGCATCGATTGGGCTTTCTGTTCTTAGCAACCTTCCCTCTGATCTGAGTAAAAGTAAAGGAGCTGCTGCTTCAATATTCGAAATACTCGACAGCAAACCGAGAATTGATTCTAGTAGCAATGAGGGCATTACATTAGATGTTATCGAAGGCAATatcgaactccagcatattagcTTTAGATATCCCACAAGACGAGACATGCAAATCTTCAGAGACTTCTTGAGCATTCCTGCTGGAaag ATAGTTGCGCTCGTTGGAGAAAGTGGTTCCGGGAAGTCAACAGTTATAAGCCTACTAGAGCGATTTTATGATCCTGAGCAAGGTAACATATATCTCGACGGAGTTGAGATAAGAAAGTTCAATTTAAGATGGTTAAGGCAACAAATGGGATTGGTAGGTCAAGAGCCAATACTATTCAATGAAACAATTAGTTCTAATATTGCTTACGGTAGAGAAGGAGAAGTGAGTGAAGAGGAAATCATTTCAGTAGCAAAGTCATCAAATGCACATAACTTCATATCTTCATTGCCTAATGGTTATAATACAACAGTTGGAGAAAGAAGGGTTCAATTATCCGGTGGACAAAAGCAAAGAATCGCCATTGCGAGGGCCATATTGAAAGATCCGAAAATACTTCTACTTGATGAGGCGACTAGCGCTCTTGATACAAAGTCAGAACGTATAGTACAAGAAACGTTAGATCGAGTGATAGTGAATAGAACAACTGTCGTCGTTGCACATCGTCTAATGACAGTTAAAAATGCAGATGTTATTGCACTAGTTAAAAATGGTGTTGTTGCTGAGAAGGGAACACATGATATGCTCATGAACAATCCTCAAGGGGTATATGCGTctttggttgcacttcagaccagAGCAACTTAA
- the LOC107772960 gene encoding eukaryotic translation initiation factor 4E-1-like, with protein MAEESEKLRVDEVEVADDGPEEGEIVGESDDTASYLSKEIKAKHLLENSWTFWYDKNTKSRQAAWGSFLREVYTFSTIEDFWGVYNNINHPSKLVTGADFHCFKHKIEPKWEDPVCANGGKWTMSFSKGKSDTSWLYTLLAMIGHQFDHGDEICGAVVSVRAGRAKGEKIALWTKNAVNETAQVSIGKQWKEFLDYSDSIGFIFHDDAKRLDKGAKNRYTV; from the exons ATGGCAGAGGAATCTGAGAAATTGCGGGTAGATGAAGTAGAAGTAGCCGACGATGGACCTGAAGAAGGAGAAATCGTGGGGGAATCAGATGATACGGCGTCGTATTTGAGCAAAGAAATCAAAGCTAAGCACCTGTTGGAGAATTCTTGGACTTTTTGGTATGATAAAAATACGAAATCTAGACAAGCTGCTTGGGGTAGCTTCCTTCGCGAAGTTTACACTTTTTCCACTATCGAAGATTTTTGGGG TGTTTACAATAATATCAACCACCCAAGCAAGTTAGTTACGGGAGCAGACTTTCATTGTTTTAAGCATAAAATTGAGCCAAAGTGGGAAGATCCTGTATGTGCGAATGGAGGGAAGTGGACAATGAGCTTTAGTAAGGGTAAATCTGATACCAGCTGGCTATACACG CTGCTGGCAATGATTGGACATCAATTCGATCATGGAGATGAAATTTGTGGAGCAGTAGTTAGTGTCCGTGCTGGCCGTGCTAAGGGAGAAAAAATAGCTTTATGGACCAAGAATGCTGTAAATGAAACAGCTCAG GTTAGCATTGGTAAGCAATGGAAGGAGTTTCTAGATTATAGCGACTCGATTGGCTTCATATTTCAT GACGACGCAAAGAGGCTCGACAAAGGTGCCAAGAATCGTTATACGGTATAG